In Desulfosudis oleivorans Hxd3, the DNA window GTACGGCCACCGGGTAGAAGACATGGCCAAGTGGGAAAAGCTGATTTTTGAGACCTACCAGGGCGATTTTGAAAAGGCCCTTACCGAGGGGCTGATGACCTTCTGGAATGATGTGTGGCGCCACTCCTACGAAGCTTCCGGCCATGCCCATGCCGAACCCCTGCCCGAAGCCAAACAGCAGATCCGGGAGGCCTACCTGGCCGAAATCCTGCCCACGCTGAAAAACTATTTTCGGGTCCAGCGGGAAAAGGCCCTGCAGAAGGTCCGCTTCGAGGTCCAGTATGCTTACGATTCGTTCAGGGAATACATGGACCACGCCTTGAAGTTCCAGGGCGTGGTGCAGACAGACGGGGGCGCGCCCCTGCCCGGCGTGACCGTGGATCTGCCCGGCGCGTCGGCGGTTACCACCAATGCCAACGGCGTTTATCTGCTTTCCGTCAAAACCTGTGACCTGGTGTCGGCCCTGACCCAAAGCGGCGCTCAAAATGCCGTGCTGCGGGCCGCCTTTCGGCCGGACCCGCCCCTGCCGGGAAACGCGGCCGTGACCCGCCAGGTGACATTGACCGGTTTTGACCGCTACCTGCCCAACCGGATCAATATTGTCTATACCGTTACCGACTCCCGGCTGGATATCGCCAAAACCCGGATTGAAAACAACCGGCGCTGGCGTCTGAAACCCACGGTGCAGGACGACCGGGGCCAGTCCTTGACCGAGGGAACAGTGACCCTGACCGCCGAAGGCGGCACATTTACGGGCGGCAACGGCCAGGCCGGGCAGATCACCCTGCCGGCCCGGGGCGGCACCACCCTGTGGCAGGTACCGGAAACACAGGCGCTGCCGGTGTCCCTGGTCGCGACATACAGCGGCCATGTGTTTGCCGACGGCCGCCTGGTACGGCCCTGCCAACAGACCTTTCAACTGCCCCAGTCCCTGGAGATACCCACCTCGGTGAGCCTGAGCGCGGTCAAGCCCGATCCGGCGGGCCTGGACTCCACCATCACCATTACGGTAAAAAGCGTTGACGGACAGGCGCCGGCCACCGGTCAGCTGGAGATCACGGCCGCTGCCGGCCGGTTTCTTCAGACCGGCACCGGCCGGGTGTCGCTTGCCATGGCCGGTGAAAAGCAGTCCGTGGTCTGGCACCAGCCTGACAACCTGGACGCCCGGGTGACAGTGGCGGCTGTTTATCAGCCGGACCCGGACGCCGATATTCAGTACCAGCCCAGCCGGGCCGCCATTTCCGTGCCCATTGTGCTGCCCGTGGAAACAGCGATTGACACGGTTGTCACGCCCCTGGACAGGGACAACAATCTCTGGTCTGTCTCGGCCGTGGTCAGCACCCGTTCAGGCGATCCGGTGGGCGTGGGCGCCATGCGTGCCGAAGCGTCGGCCGGAAGTTTTGACGGGGGTGGCGCCAACCGGCTGATGGACCTGGCCCAGGTTCCGCAGCCGGTCCTCCGGTGGCAGGGCCCGCCGGACACCACGGCCATGGTTACCCTGACGTACTACGGCGACGGCCTTGCCCCCGATTCAGGCAACCGGGACTTTCTGGGGTCGGTCCGGCAGGTCAAACTGCCGCCGGAAACCGACACTCAGCCACCGGTCATTGTTTTTTCCGGGGCAAGGGACGGGGCGGTATATACCACGCCCGTGACCGTACGGGCAAAGGTGACCGACAACACGGACAAGCCGGTGACGGTCCACGCCTTTCACAGTTTTAACTATAACCCGTCCGGCGCGTTTCCTGTTGCCGGGCCGGACAACAGCGGCGCTTACAGCGGGGCAGCCACGTTCAGTGAGCCGGGGCGCCACGTGGTGGATGTGATGGCCACGGATGCCGCCGGCAATGGAGCCCGGGAAGTTCTGGCCTTTATTATTGAACCGGTCCAGCCCCCCAAACCCGAACCGGCCAAAGCAGACAAACCCGGGCCGGAAACACCGGACAAAACGCCTGTAACGGATGAACCCGAAAAGCCGGACACCGGCAAAGAGAATGACGAGCCCCAGGAAGCGCCCATGGTGTTTTCTCCCTATGGCGGTATCTATGATTAACCGTCCGGCGAACCGCAGCAGCAACGAAAAATAAATGGTATGTTCAACGACAGCCGCATAACATTTCTCGTTTTTCTGACAGTTGCCTATCCGGCCTGGGCCAGGGGCGGTACCCCCCCGGCATGGCTGCCGCCCCTGGCCGCTTTTGCCGTGCTGTTGCTGTTCATGACCTGGGCCAATTTCAGGGTTCGCCCGGTGCCGGCCGCGCCCCGTCCGGCAAAAGATCAGGTTCTTTACGGCTGGGCCGTGCTGCTGATGCTGGCCGCTGTTCAGTGGCTCAATGCCGGTCGTTATCCAGTGCCCGGTTCATCCGGACAATGGGCCTACACCCTGCCGCCGGTGCCGTTTCTGCCGGGTGCGGTCACGCCTGAAGACGGCCGGATGGTGTTGATCTGGTTCCTGGCGGCCGCGGCCGTTATACTGGCTGTCCGTTACGGCCCGGCCCGGCCGGACTTGTTAAAACGGCTGGCCTGGCTGATCCCGGTAAACGCCCATCTTCTGGTGGCCATCGGCCTGGTTCAGCGGGCTTTTGACGCACAATCGGTTTACGGGCTGATTCCCATGGAAGGCCCGTTTTTTGCCGCCTTTGGCTATGTCAACCATGCCGGCACCTTTTTCATGGTCCTGTTTTTCTGGACCGCGGGATGGGCGTTGTATTACCGGCAACGCCGCCGGCCCAAAGCGGCCCTTGCGTGGGCGCTTCTGCTGGTGCCCTGCCTTGTTGCCGTGCATGCCACGTCGTGCCGGGCCGCCATTCTGATGATCTGGATAACGGTGGTTGCAGCCCTGCTGGTGTGGGTGGTACGGCAGTCCTTTCGAATGACTGCGAAAAAGAGGGGCCTTGCATTGGTTCTGACGATTATTTTGCTGGCAAGTGTGTGGGTCGGGGCCGTGGGGCCGGATGCCGGGCCGGCGACAAGGGCGGCCCAAAGCGCCAAAACATGGCTGGCCGCGGCCGACGGCACCCTGGCCGGGCAGTGGACCGACCGGGCCTGGCAGGTGAAAAGCGCCTGGCGCATTTTTTTGGACTATCCCCTGCTGGGTGCCGGGGGCAACAGCTACCAGTATTTTGCCCCCCTGTACATCAAGCCGGGTGAGGCCCCCCGGCGTCATTTGCCCGGCCGGGCATTTGTTCATAACGACCCGGTGCAGTTTCTGTCTGAATTCGGCCTTGCCGGTGCCGGATGCATGATTGCCGTGCTGGCCGGGCTTTTCGCGCCCATTGTCCGGCAAAGAAAAAAGGTCCCCCTGTTTCTGTCCGTCCCCCTGATCGGCGTGTTTTTTGCCGGCCTGCACAGCCTGATCGACCTGCCGTTTCGCTGCCCCGCCGTGCTGGTCTTCGTGGCCGTCATTCCGGCCCTGGCCGGCCGGTATGCAGTGTTGCAGGCCGAGAGCATCCCCCCTGTCCACCATTGACAATTAACCGTTGAACATTAACCATTGACCATTCGGACCCGCTCATCGTAAATGGTCAATAGACAATTGTTAATTGTCAATTGTCAATTCACAACAACAGCTTTTTCTTTGATAACAATAAGTTACCCGCTTTGGTCAGGCGTCAGCCGGCTTGTCGTTCCATGGGAGTTCTTCAGGCGCGGCACTGCGCCACTCTTCAATTATTTTTTGTGCTTCCGGAAAGTCCGCCTCAGAAACACGGATGACGCCCCACCCATATTGAGACTGGAAAAGGCCATCATAGGCGGTGTCGTGAAACGATTTTATTTCCGCAGGTATCCCATGTTCCGCCAACACCGCCTGGAGGACACTGGCTTCTGCTGCATTCTCAGGCTTCATTAAATCTTTCATGGTTTGATTCCCCACATTTTTGATGGCCGCGCAACGCGGATATTGCGCTTTTATAAAGTGGTCACTCTTCAAACAGATGAAACACGCATTTTTCCGCGCCCATGGCGCTGCAGGCCACCTCTTTGACGCGGATGGTTTTGCCCGAGATGGTGCCGGCGTAACCGGCCACGATGCCGGCGTAGAAGTGGCAGACCGGGGTGGGGGAGGGGCCCAGCCACCGGGCCTCCTGGGAGTTGGATAAAAAGACCTGCATGGGCGCGGCGCTAAAGTCAAAATCCAGGTGGCCCCAGCCCCCTTCGTCGGTGATCAGGCGGGACATCATGTTCATGGTTTTGGTGAAAAACTTCGCCATGAGCGGGTCGGTGCGCACCTGGTCCAGGATCTGGCTGTTGGCGATCAGGGGCACCAAAAACGAGGGGGCCCACCGGCCGCCCTCCAGGGCACAGGTGACCTCCCACGTGCAGAGGGCCACACCCATGTTGTACAGGGCTGCTGCCTTCTCTTTTTCATCCAGGTGGTCGGCCAGGGTGGTGTGCAGCAGGTGAATGATCTTGGCCCCGGCCATGATCTCTTCCACGCCGCCGA includes these proteins:
- a CDS encoding O-antigen ligase family protein; this encodes MFNDSRITFLVFLTVAYPAWARGGTPPAWLPPLAAFAVLLLFMTWANFRVRPVPAAPRPAKDQVLYGWAVLLMLAAVQWLNAGRYPVPGSSGQWAYTLPPVPFLPGAVTPEDGRMVLIWFLAAAAVILAVRYGPARPDLLKRLAWLIPVNAHLLVAIGLVQRAFDAQSVYGLIPMEGPFFAAFGYVNHAGTFFMVLFFWTAGWALYYRQRRRPKAALAWALLLVPCLVAVHATSCRAAILMIWITVVAALLVWVVRQSFRMTAKKRGLALVLTIILLASVWVGAVGPDAGPATRAAQSAKTWLAAADGTLAGQWTDRAWQVKSAWRIFLDYPLLGAGGNSYQYFAPLYIKPGEAPRRHLPGRAFVHNDPVQFLSEFGLAGAGCMIAVLAGLFAPIVRQRKKVPLFLSVPLIGVFFAGLHSLIDLPFRCPAVLVFVAVIPALAGRYAVLQAESIPPVHH
- a CDS encoding putative signal transducing protein, producing MKDLMKPENAAEASVLQAVLAEHGIPAEIKSFHDTAYDGLFQSQYGWGVIRVSEADFPEAQKIIEEWRSAAPEELPWNDKPADA
- a CDS encoding 4-vinyl reductase: MDKRLQIKLLLGLIGFLERHPLLVRLFLKPFANAPFLSRKLMVLPRAYMGATAFDIHDVDLPAGRIGIGGVEEIMAGAKIIHLLHTTLADHLDEKEKAAALYNMGVALCTWEVTCALEGGRWAPSFLVPLIANSQILDQVRTDPLMAKFFTKTMNMMSRLITDEGGWGHLDFDFSAAPMQVFLSNSQEARWLGPSPTPVCHFYAGIVAGYAGTISGKTIRVKEVACSAMGAEKCVFHLFEE